TTTCTGGAGTCCAAATAAATGCGCGCAAGAATGAAATTGTATGAATCGTTAATTTTTCATTCACTTTCAACTTTAAACTTTCCTGCCTGCCGGCAGGCATGGCAACTTTAAACCTCTTAACCACGAGCAGAATATCGAGCTGTCCAAATACACTCGCGTATTCAAGCATTCGCCTACGAGCATCACTTCCCTCCTCCAATATCTTCCGGTCGGTTGAGAGCATTAAGACCCGCATACCTCGGAAATTATTTCTAAATTCTTTTGTATCACATTCTCCCAAGTCTGCGAGTACGAAAGCTCTTTTACCCAATTTTGTGCTTGTTTATAGCCATTTTCTGACAGCAAGAAATTCAGCTTCTCTATGAATTCTCTTTCATTGCGCGGGTTGAAGAGCATATTTTCCGGCAGTGCGAACGGCATGCCGTTCTCGCGGCTCATAAGTGTCGGCTTGCCGAAGGCGAAACCTTCCAGCACATAGTTCGGGTTAAATTCGGTCAGCGCCGGCGCAATTGTCAGCATGCACTTTTTTAAATATTCGTCTTTTTTTTCTCGAGACACAGTGCCCACCGCCTTAACGTTTCCGATAGCGATTTTAATTTCTTGCGGACCACTTCCCAAGATGTACAACGTTGCATCGATATCAGAAAAAGCCTTGATTACGAATCCAAGATTTTTATACTCGACGAGCCTGCTCGCGAATATTACTGAACGTTCAGAATATTGTATTGGAGAAATTTTTGTCGGAAGTGGGTTAGGAATCAAAATAATTTTTTTTGCAGGTATAGAGTAGTATTTCTCGCACACTTTCGCAAGCAACTGGCTGGGAACAATTACTTTTTTCGCATGTTGCAGTACGGACTTCGTTATGTTATAAAAACGAAAATTTGAATATTTTTCTGTTTCGTAAAATGTAATGCAGGATTTGCTGATTAGCCCCTTTTCTGCACCTCGCTCCCAAACTATGTCGCCGCCCACGCGAATTATATATGGCTTGCGCAAAAGTCTGGCGACGTAGGCGGCTACTCCGGAAGAAACCGGATCCATCACATATATAATATTCGCGCCGATAGATTGCCGTGCAACAAAGAACGCAAAGACTAGATGCCGAAGCCCTGCCGGCAACCGAAGTAATTTAGAAAATATAACCAGCCGGACCTCGTGACCAACCCTCGTAAATTCTTGAACATATTTCTCGGCATGAGTTGACGGACCGCCAGCGTCTGGCGGGTATGATGGCGTGGCTATCACTATTACATATTTCCCAGCCGGATGAATATGTTTG
Above is a window of Candidatus Paceibacterota bacterium DNA encoding:
- a CDS encoding GtrA family protein, encoding MLRHYESLKSLFEETFPRIDKYTRAHRRVIKYIIAGGTSAWTDIALLFAFTHFLGIHYIYSSIIAWIIAFWISFFLQKFWTFGKRTLKGAHRELIIYFSVALINLAINTYALYVFVEFLHINYLISQIIIGLATAVVTYSINKFFIFKHIHPAGKYVIVIATPSYPPDAGGPSTHAEKYVQEFTRVGHEVRLVIFSKLLRLPAGLRHLVFAFFVARQSIGANIIYVMDPVSSGVAAYVARLLRKPYIIRVGGDIVWERGAEKGLISKSCITFYETEKYSNFRFYNITKSVLQHAKKVIVPSQLLAKVCEKYYSIPAKKIILIPNPLPTKISPIQYSERSVIFASRLVEYKNLGFVIKAFSDIDATLYILGSGPQEIKIAIGNVKAVGTVSREKKDEYLKKCMLTIAPALTEFNPNYVLEGFAFGKPTLMSRENGMPFALPENMLFNPRNEREFIEKLNFLLSENGYKQAQNWVKELSYSQTWENVIQKNLEIISEVCGS